A part of Candidatus Methylomirabilota bacterium genomic DNA contains:
- a CDS encoding pitrilysin family protein, with protein sequence MRRIPATLLALTLSLPATALAADVVVATTLDNGLRVLLLEDHRSPIVTVQVWYRVGSRNELRGATGIAHFLEHMMFKGTPAHGRGQFARLVEQNGGQDNAFTSQDVTSYYVNIAADKLDLVFELEADRMQNLLLDPKDIESERQVVIEERRTRTEDDPGGFLGEEVSSIAFKAHPYGYPIIGWMEDIGRITPAEIRAFHNVYYVPNNAIVVVVGDFRGDDALDSITRRFGKIPRGADPPPVLAVEPPPNGERRVIVRKQAELPIVYLAWHVPNQKSDDAAALEVLSTILAGGRASRLYKELVYRRQLALDAGGDYSYFSLDPNLFWFWATAMPGQTPETLEKELLAQVQGLKREPVSDEELARAKNQIEATTVFQEDSIHRRAALLARFELIGGHRLKDAFLAKIRAVTAADVQRVAGAWFPEDKRNVGILLPQP encoded by the coding sequence GTGAGGCGCATCCCCGCGACTCTCCTCGCGCTGACCCTCTCGCTCCCCGCGACGGCGCTCGCCGCGGACGTTGTCGTCGCGACGACGCTCGACAACGGCCTGCGCGTGCTCCTCCTCGAGGACCACCGGAGCCCGATCGTCACCGTCCAGGTCTGGTACCGTGTCGGCTCGCGCAACGAGCTGCGCGGCGCCACCGGCATCGCACACTTCCTCGAGCACATGATGTTCAAGGGCACGCCGGCGCACGGGCGGGGCCAGTTCGCGCGCCTCGTCGAGCAGAACGGCGGCCAGGACAACGCGTTCACCTCGCAGGACGTCACCTCGTACTACGTGAACATCGCCGCCGACAAGCTCGACCTCGTCTTCGAGCTCGAAGCGGACCGCATGCAGAACCTCCTGCTCGACCCGAAGGACATCGAGTCGGAGCGCCAGGTCGTGATCGAGGAGCGCCGCACGCGGACGGAGGACGACCCGGGCGGATTCCTCGGCGAGGAGGTGAGCTCGATCGCCTTCAAGGCCCACCCGTACGGCTATCCGATCATCGGGTGGATGGAGGACATCGGGCGGATCACTCCCGCGGAGATCCGCGCCTTCCACAACGTCTACTACGTCCCGAACAACGCGATCGTCGTCGTCGTCGGCGACTTCCGCGGCGACGACGCGCTCGACAGCATCACGCGCCGCTTCGGCAAGATCCCGCGCGGCGCCGACCCGCCGCCGGTGCTCGCCGTCGAGCCGCCGCCGAACGGCGAGCGGCGCGTGATCGTGCGCAAGCAGGCGGAGCTGCCGATCGTCTACCTCGCGTGGCACGTGCCCAACCAGAAGTCGGACGACGCGGCCGCGCTCGAGGTGCTCTCCACGATCCTCGCCGGCGGGCGCGCGTCGCGGCTCTACAAGGAGCTGGTCTACCGGCGCCAGCTCGCCCTGGACGCCGGCGGCGACTACTCCTACTTCTCGCTGGATCCGAACCTCTTCTGGTTCTGGGCGACGGCGATGCCCGGGCAGACGCCCGAGACGCTCGAGAAGGAGCTGCTCGCCCAGGTGCAGGGGCTCAAGCGCGAGCCCGTGTCGGACGAGGAGCTCGCCCGCGCGAAGAATCAGATCGAGGCGACGACCGTCTTCCAGGAGGATTCGATCCACCGCCGCGCCGCGCTCCTGGCGCGCTTCGAGCTGATCGGCGGCCACCGGCTGAAGGACGCGTTCCTCGCGAAGATCCGCGCCGTCACCGCGGCGGACGTCCAGCGTGTCGCGGGCGCGTGGTTCCCCGAAGACAAGCGGAACGTCGGCATCCTCCTGCCGCAGCCGTGA
- a CDS encoding carboxypeptidase-like regulatory domain-containing protein, whose translation MALGLALVCAGVGDTTADAQGIDYVSPVIRGRVLADETGQPLAGVSVLAWWRDPRIADSLLFANTLRAVETETAGDGTFTIAAWEPKALRAPVSKDSPGLIFFVAGREPTDFNGGQLKSDNRSIEIRMRAASEEAEARAKKLTELLNGLLHIWAPLRDQPTPRMLTALDSEWQTLPAELRKETPTVIPWFEWALKELRAGGG comes from the coding sequence GTGGCCCTGGGCCTCGCGCTTGTTTGCGCCGGCGTGGGAGACACGACGGCGGATGCCCAGGGGATCGACTACGTCTCGCCCGTGATTCGAGGCAGGGTGCTCGCGGACGAGACGGGCCAGCCGCTCGCCGGCGTGTCGGTCCTGGCCTGGTGGCGGGACCCTCGTATCGCGGACTCACTGCTCTTCGCGAACACTCTGCGCGCTGTGGAGACGGAGACTGCCGGAGATGGAACCTTCACGATCGCGGCGTGGGAGCCGAAGGCGCTGCGAGCCCCGGTCAGCAAGGATTCGCCGGGGCTCATATTCTTCGTGGCGGGCCGGGAGCCCACCGACTTCAACGGGGGACAACTGAAGTCGGACAATCGATCTATCGAGATCCGGATGCGCGCGGCCAGCGAGGAGGCTGAGGCGCGCGCGAAGAAGCTCACCGAGCTCCTCAATGGTCTCCTCCACATATGGGCCCCGCTCCGTGATCAGCCGACGCCCCGGATGCTGACGGCGCTCGACAGCGAGTGGCAGACGCTGCCCGCGGAGCTGAGGAAAGAGACGCCGACCGTGATCCCATGGTTCGAGTGGGCACTGAAAGAGCTGCGCGCCGGAGGCGGATGA
- a CDS encoding uracil-DNA glycosylase, with protein sequence MQSPLDRLNARIVRCTACPRLVAHREASAASPPRRYVGERYWARPLPGFGDPRARVLLVGLAPAAHGGNRTGRMFTGDRSGDWLFDALHHTGFANQPTSRHRDDGLKLRDAYITAAIRCAPPANKPTPGEMARCEPYLLEELRLLDRVRVVVGLGRIGWQAYLRARRALGRPRPARPPVFGHGAATTFADGITLIASYHPSQQNTFTGKLTRPMLRSVFRRARRLLDRTD encoded by the coding sequence TTGCAAAGCCCGCTCGACCGCCTCAACGCGCGCATCGTCCGCTGCACCGCGTGCCCGCGGCTCGTGGCCCACCGGGAGGCATCCGCGGCGTCCCCGCCGCGGCGTTACGTGGGCGAGCGCTATTGGGCGCGGCCGCTCCCTGGGTTCGGCGACCCGCGTGCCCGCGTCCTCCTGGTGGGCCTCGCCCCCGCGGCCCACGGCGGCAACCGCACGGGGCGCATGTTCACCGGCGACCGGAGCGGCGATTGGCTCTTCGACGCGCTCCACCACACGGGGTTCGCGAACCAGCCGACGTCGCGGCATCGCGACGACGGCCTGAAGCTCCGCGACGCCTACATCACGGCGGCGATCCGCTGCGCCCCGCCCGCGAACAAGCCGACGCCGGGCGAGATGGCGCGGTGTGAGCCTTACTTGCTGGAAGAGCTGCGGCTCCTGGATCGGGTGCGCGTGGTCGTGGGGCTCGGACGGATCGGCTGGCAGGCCTACCTGCGCGCGCGGCGCGCCCTCGGCCGCCCGCGGCCCGCGCGCCCCCCGGTGTTCGGCCACGGCGCGGCGACGACCTTCGCCGACGGCATCACGCTGATCGCGTCGTACCACCCGAGCCAGCAGAACACGTTCACGGGCAAGCTCACCCGCCCGATGCTCCGCTCGGTGTTCCGCCGCGCGCGCCGCCTCCTCGACCGCACGGACTGA
- a CDS encoding trypsin-like peptidase domain-containing protein translates to MRRPALLLLILLVPGVAAAQPCTESFTTLYERVSPAVVSIQATKINKSKPQRRFETVVGSGVVIERDGQILTNAHVVDGAGTLTVTLDTGRKAPARLVGLDSLLDLALIRVEPAAPLVVARLGDSSQLRVGDEVAAIGNPIGLEQTMTRGIVSGLNRFLPGLAEQPLIQTDAPINPGNSGGPLVDRCGNVIGINTFISEEAQSIGFSIPINSAKAILRELRDTGRVVRAWLGVEGRELDGRLSDVVKLPLVPGYLVELVHEGSPAERAGVRGGTMSVVVQGEEYLLGGDILTAIQGTSIRTKQEYVAKVRTLKPGQRVRVTIVRDGQTRELTLTVAERPRLPSDLID, encoded by the coding sequence ATGCGGCGCCCCGCCCTGCTCCTCCTGATCCTCCTCGTCCCGGGCGTCGCCGCCGCGCAGCCCTGCACCGAGTCGTTCACGACGCTGTACGAGCGCGTCTCGCCGGCGGTCGTCTCGATCCAGGCGACGAAGATCAACAAGTCGAAGCCGCAGCGGCGCTTCGAGACCGTCGTGGGCTCGGGCGTCGTGATCGAGCGCGACGGCCAGATCCTGACGAACGCCCACGTCGTGGACGGCGCGGGCACGCTCACGGTGACGCTCGACACGGGGCGCAAGGCGCCGGCGCGCCTCGTCGGCCTCGACTCGCTCCTCGACCTGGCGCTCATCCGCGTCGAGCCCGCCGCGCCGCTCGTGGTCGCGCGGCTCGGGGACTCGTCGCAGCTCCGCGTGGGCGACGAGGTCGCCGCGATCGGCAACCCGATCGGCCTCGAGCAGACGATGACGCGCGGGATCGTGAGCGGCCTGAACCGCTTCCTGCCGGGCCTCGCCGAGCAGCCGCTCATCCAGACGGACGCGCCGATCAACCCGGGCAACTCGGGCGGGCCGCTCGTCGATCGCTGCGGCAACGTCATCGGGATCAACACGTTCATCTCCGAGGAGGCGCAGTCCATCGGCTTCTCGATCCCGATCAACAGCGCCAAGGCGATCCTGCGCGAGCTCCGCGACACCGGCCGTGTCGTGCGGGCGTGGCTCGGCGTGGAGGGGCGCGAGCTGGACGGACGACTCTCCGACGTCGTCAAGCTGCCCCTGGTCCCCGGCTATCTGGTCGAGCTGGTCCACGAGGGCAGCCCCGCGGAGCGCGCCGGCGTGCGCGGCGGCACGATGTCGGTCGTCGTGCAGGGCGAGGAGTACCTGCTGGGCGGCGACATCCTCACCGCGATCCAGGGGACGTCCATCCGCACCAAGCAGGAGTACGTGGCGAAGGTGCGCACGCTCAAGCCCGGCCAGCGCGTGCGCGTGACGATCGTGCGCGACGGCCAGACGCGCGAGCTCACGCTCACCGTCGCCGAGCGCCCGCGCCTGCCCTCCGACCTGATCGATTGA
- a CDS encoding pitrilysin family protein yields MTGAVKLPLAALLGLLAAAPAAAEPLAHREVLPNGIVLLVAERPAIPLVAVRVLVRGGATLDPPDRAGLANLTGALLTRGTAKRAGPELDAAIEFVGGSLEAGAGRDDLTAALRVLKKDLTLGLDLLVEVVLTPTFPQAELERKVAEIQAAIKRSDEDPGALAGRGLARLIFPNHPYGVPVEGTRETVGRLTRDDVVHFHAAHVRPDAAIIAVVGAVTRDEARREIVARFGAWRRPSSPPARVPEATPGPRPREEAIVRDLTQSTIVLGRQAVRQAHPDYFPLQVASYILGGGSASRLYSRVREEGGLAYTVYSYVSPQRLGAAFIVSAQTRTAEVARVKTMLREELARMIREPVTAAELSLAKSYLIGSFPLRLDTSGKVADFVTAVEQLGLGLDYPERYKARIAAVTAADVQRVAARYFDPDSFNRVVVGKAP; encoded by the coding sequence GTGACGGGCGCCGTGAAGCTCCCGCTCGCCGCGCTCCTCGGGCTGCTCGCCGCCGCGCCCGCGGCCGCGGAGCCGCTCGCGCACCGCGAGGTGCTGCCCAACGGCATCGTGCTCCTCGTCGCCGAGCGCCCCGCGATCCCGCTCGTCGCGGTGCGGGTCCTCGTACGGGGCGGCGCCACGCTCGACCCGCCGGACCGCGCCGGGCTCGCGAACCTCACCGGCGCGCTCCTCACGCGGGGCACGGCCAAGCGCGCCGGGCCCGAGCTCGACGCCGCCATCGAGTTCGTGGGCGGGAGTCTCGAGGCCGGCGCGGGCCGCGACGACCTCACGGCGGCGCTCCGCGTGCTCAAGAAGGACCTGACGCTCGGCCTGGACCTCCTGGTCGAGGTCGTCCTCACGCCGACCTTCCCGCAGGCGGAGCTCGAGCGCAAGGTCGCGGAGATCCAGGCGGCGATCAAGCGCTCGGACGAGGACCCCGGCGCCCTCGCGGGGCGCGGGCTGGCGCGGCTGATCTTCCCGAACCACCCCTACGGCGTGCCCGTGGAGGGGACGCGCGAAACCGTCGGCCGGCTCACGCGCGACGACGTCGTCCACTTCCACGCGGCGCACGTCCGCCCCGACGCGGCGATCATCGCCGTCGTGGGTGCCGTCACGCGGGACGAGGCGCGCCGGGAGATCGTGGCGCGCTTCGGCGCGTGGCGACGGCCGTCGAGCCCGCCGGCGCGCGTGCCCGAGGCGACGCCGGGCCCGCGGCCGCGCGAAGAGGCGATCGTGCGGGACCTCACGCAGTCGACGATCGTGCTGGGCCGGCAGGCGGTCCGCCAGGCGCACCCCGACTACTTCCCCCTCCAGGTCGCCTCGTACATCCTCGGCGGCGGCTCGGCCTCGCGCCTCTACTCGCGGGTGCGCGAGGAGGGCGGCCTCGCGTACACCGTGTACAGCTACGTCTCCCCCCAACGCCTCGGCGCGGCGTTCATCGTGAGCGCGCAGACCCGCACGGCCGAGGTGGCGCGCGTGAAGACGATGCTCCGGGAGGAGCTCGCGCGGATGATCCGCGAGCCCGTCACCGCCGCCGAGCTCTCCCTGGCCAAGTCGTACCTGATCGGGAGCTTCCCGCTCCGCCTCGACACGTCCGGCAAGGTCGCCGACTTCGTCACCGCCGTCGAGCAACTCGGGCTCGGGCTCGACTATCCCGAGCGCTACAAGGCGCGGATCGCCGCGGTGACGGCGGCCGACGTCCAGCGCGTCGCCGCCAGGTACTTCGACCCGGACTCCTTCAACCGCGTGGTGGTCGGCAAGGCACCGTGA
- a CDS encoding isoaspartyl peptidase/L-asparaginase yields the protein MLPARVPTLIVHGGAGADSAEAAEYRAGVRAAVLAGWTVLAGGGTALDAVETAVRALEDDPRFNAGRGSVLTSAGTVEMDASIMEGDRLRCGAVAAVSRIANPVTLARRVMDGTRHVLLAGEGALAFARAQGLPECDPQSLVTERQLARHRQRAVAAAEGTVGAVALDRHGAIAAATSTGGMAGKLPGRVGDSALIGCGTYADSSLGGVSCTGDGEAIIRVVLARQALAYLKEADDPDYAARVAVDLLVEEGGGQGGLILLDWRGRPGWAHSTPLMPVALMSPALGEPRVPF from the coding sequence ATGCTGCCAGCGCGCGTCCCCACGCTGATCGTCCACGGCGGCGCCGGCGCCGACTCCGCCGAGGCCGCCGAGTACCGCGCCGGCGTGCGGGCGGCCGTCCTCGCGGGCTGGACCGTGCTCGCCGGCGGCGGCACGGCGCTCGACGCAGTGGAGACGGCGGTGCGGGCCCTCGAGGACGACCCGCGCTTCAACGCCGGACGCGGCTCGGTGCTCACGTCGGCGGGCACCGTCGAGATGGACGCGTCCATCATGGAGGGCGACCGGCTGCGGTGCGGCGCGGTCGCCGCCGTGAGCCGCATCGCGAACCCGGTCACCCTCGCCCGGCGCGTGATGGACGGCACGCGCCACGTGCTGCTCGCGGGCGAGGGCGCCCTCGCGTTCGCCCGCGCCCAGGGCCTCCCCGAGTGCGATCCGCAGTCGCTCGTGACCGAGCGCCAGCTCGCGCGTCATCGGCAGCGCGCCGTCGCGGCCGCCGAGGGCACCGTCGGCGCCGTCGCCCTCGACCGCCACGGCGCGATCGCCGCGGCCACGTCCACCGGCGGCATGGCGGGCAAGCTCCCCGGCCGTGTGGGCGACAGCGCGCTGATCGGCTGCGGCACCTACGCCGACAGCTCGCTCGGCGGCGTCTCCTGCACGGGCGACGGCGAGGCGATCATCCGCGTCGTGCTCGCCCGGCAGGCGCTCGCCTACCTGAAGGAGGCCGACGACCCCGACTACGCCGCACGGGTGGCGGTGGACCTCCTCGTCGAGGAGGGCGGCGGCCAGGGCGGCCTCATCCTCCTCGACTGGCGGGGCCGGCCCGGCTGGGCGCATTCGACGCCGCTCATGCCGGTCGCGCTCATGTCGCCCGCCCTCGGCGAGCCTCGCGTGCCGTTCTGA